The genomic segment GAAGCAGCGTCCCTCCTGCAGAAAAGCCTTCATCTCCTCGAGCCCCAGCCCCGTCCGCTTCAAGCAATGCAAGGAGGACAGCAGCTTCACGTCGTCCTCGCTGTATGACCGCAGGCCCCCCGGGCTCCGCTCCGGCGGCTTCGTCAAGCCGATCTTCTCGTAGTACCGGATCGTATCGATGCTGAACCCGGTCAGCTCAGCCGCTTGGCCGATCGAATACATCCGAACCCCTCTTCTCGTCTCGATAAACCTATTGTAGCGGCTGGAGTTGACTCCAGGTCAACAGGCAACATCCGTCAGCCGCCGGCGTCCGTCTTCGTCGCCGCTCTAGCAGGAAAACGCAGCTGCAGGGCGACAGGTACCGACAGGAGGACGATCGCCGAGGCGAGCAGGTAAGTCGGCACGAGCGTCATCGCCTTCATCAGAAAGCCGGATGAAGCCGTTCCGACAATCATGGCGGCCATCATGACGGGTGTCGAGGTGCCGCTGACGCGGCCGATGTAATCTTCCTCGACCATCGAGACGAGCGCCGCGCCGAGCACGACCTGGAGGAAAGCCATCGCCGCGCCGACCAAAAACCGCATAGAGGCAGTCAGTCCCGTCCAGATCGACATGGCTTCAACCGCGACCGACACCGCCAGGAAGGTGAATCCCGCCGCGACGACGAGACGCAGGTTCACCTTGCGGCCGAACGCCGCGGCCGCTCCCCCGCCGATCAGCATGCCGATGCCGCCCAGCGCGTAGAACCATTGCAAATCCTCTTTGTCCAGGTGAAGACGCTCGGTGATGAGAAATACGTCGAGCGGCTGGATCAGACCGGCCCCGAGTCCGATCAAGGCGAAGGAAAACGTGATCAACAACAGATTCCGCTGGCCGCGCATATAGGCCCATCCGGCCTTCATCTCCTTCCAGACAGAGCCCCCGGCGGGTCTCGGCTCTCTCTTGTAAGTCGGCAGCGCCAGCTGTATGAGCGCAGACAAGGCGAACAGGACGATCAGCAGAACGAGGGAGCTCTCGACGCCCGCCCACGTGTAAATGACGGTACCGAGCATCGGCCCGACGATGGTGAACAGGGCCATCATACTTTGCGTGACGCCCGTCGCCGCCGGGATCAGCGCTTCGGGCACATGACGCTTGAACATAACGGCTGACGATGGCTGGGAAAACTGGCTGACGATGGCCGACACGGCCGTCGCCACGAACACCGCCTGCCACCAGCCGGCCAGCACGAACGCGAGGATGACCGCGATGGAGACGGCGCTGAGCGCATCGCCCGTGATCATCGTCCGCTTCGGATTCCAACGGTCGGCGAGCGTGCCTCCGATGAGCGAGAAGACGAAGATCGGCGCGTATTCGAACACGTTCAGCAGCGATACCGCCACGGGGTCGTTACCCGTGTGCTCGATCACATAAAACAGCAAAGCCATGTTGCGCACCCAGATGCCGATCTGCTGCATCAGATCGGCCGAAGCCACCAGTACGAACACCTTGTTTTTCCATAAATCCTTCATTCGCCATCGCTCCCCGCATTAATAATCCGACCAGTCGGTCTATTAATTGTGCAAAAAAAAGTAGCCGCTTATGAAATGGTTTGAACTGTCCGGAACGGCTCGGAATAGTTCTCCCCATGCGCCGCTCCGGATATCGTCGGGCCAATCTGTACTACCCGTCTGCTCCGACGCCGCGGATGCCGCGAAGCAGAATGTCGATGGACCTGCGGTATAGCGCCGCGATCTGCTCGGCTCCCAGCTCGTAATAAGCGACGCCGAGCCCACCCATCAGACCCAGAACGATGTACATCAGCTCGCCTACGTCCATGCGCTCGAACTCCCCGCTCTCCATCCCGTCCTCGAGCAATTGCCGGAAGATCGGATAATGAACGCGAGTAAGCTCTAACAAGCGCTCATGAACGGCGGGATCGGCGGTTTCGCTGCCGCCGAACTCCTCCGCCGCTTTCATGAGCGGATTCTGGAAGTCGGAGGCGAAGTGGTCGGCGAGCGCATACAGCTTGTCGGTCGCCGTGCCCAGAGGAGCGGATATCGCGGCCCACTTATCTATCCAATCCAGCATCGTCAATTCCAGAATGTACAGGAACAGCTCATCCTTGCCCTTAAAATGGTAATAGATGCTGCCCTTGCTGGCGCCGGCCGCCTCGCGGATCTCGTCCATCGTAGCGGCGGAATAGCCCTTCTGCTCGAACAGCACCTTCGCCCGCATAGCGATTCGCTTCTTGGTGTGCTCGCCTTGTCCGGCAGGTCTGGCCATCGGACTCTCTCCTTTCCCATCCATAAACCGACCATCCGGTCTATTAACTCAGTTTATTCGAAAATAGCAGGAATGGCAATGCGATGCCGCCCGCCACGAATCGACAGCGCCGGCATGCCTGCTTGGAAGCCGCGTGCGGACGCGAAACGCGAAAAGCCCGGCAGCGGATTACCGCTCCCGGGGCAGGATGGATGCTGATGCCAATGCCGATGTCGATGTCGATGTCGCACAACGGTTCGAATGTCCGTTTTACAGCTAGACCTTGAACTTTTGCACCGACGCGCTGAGCTGCTCCGCCAACGTCGCCAGCGTCTGCGACGTTTCCGCCGTCTGCTCGGCCGCGCCTGCGGACTCCTCGCTCGCCGACGCAACGTGCTCCACCGACTTCAGCACTTCGTTGGCTTGGGCCGACTGCTCCTCGCTGGCCGCCGCGATCTCGGTGACTTTCTCGGAGGTCCGCTGGACGGTCTCTATGATTTGGTCGAAGGCTTCCCCCGTTTGGATCGAGGAGGTGACGCCGTCCGCAACAGCCCGCACGCTCTGCTGGGTGCTCTGCTGAATGCCCCGGATGATCGCCGTGATCTGCTTGGTGGCTTCGCCGCTGCGCTCCGCCAGCTTGCGCACTTCGTCGGCGACGACCGCGAACCCGCGGCCTTGATCGCCGGCTCTGGCCGCCTCGATCGCCGCGTTCAGCGCGAGCAGGTTGGTCTGATCGGAAATATCGTCGATGACCTCGATGATCTCTCCGATTTTGTTGGAATCCGACTCCAGCTTGTTCATCTGCGAGCTGACCGCGTTCATGCCCGCGATGGACGTCCGTACGACGTCGCCGCCGTTCCTCGCAATGTCGAGTGAACGATTCGACAAATCCGCAGCCTCTTCCGCGTTGAGCGCCACCGAGTAGATCGCCGCCGACAGCTCCTTGAACAGATGATTCATCGTCTGCGCGGCATCGGCCTGACTGGCGCTGCTGCCCGCAATCTCCTCCGTGCTGGCGGAGATCTGCTGCGAAGCGGCCGAGACGTTGTGCGCGGAAGTCGATGTCAGTCCGATGAGCTGCCGCAGACTGCCCGTCATCACATTCAGCGATGCGACCATCTCGCCGATCTCGTCTTTGTTGTTGACGCGAATCTCGCCGCCGGTCAGATCCCCGCTCGCCACGCTGCCAAGCGTGCGGGTAACGAGCCTGACCGGGCCGGAGATGCTGCGCGTCATCGCATAAGCGAGGACAAGCGTCGCCGCAAGCGCGATGCCGCTGACCGCGAACATAAGATACTCCGCGTTATTCTTCGCATCCGAAGCCCTTTGCGACGCATCGCTTATAATCTTTGCGATGTCCTGCTCCATTTTCCCGTGTGTCTCCCGGAATTCGGCGAACAACGCTTTGCCGTCTCCTACTTTATCTTGTGCCTCCTCGATGCTGCCTGCACGCACGAGCGCAATCTGGGTCTCAAAGTATTTCTCGATCGCTTCAATCTCGGGCTTCGCTTCGTCGATCAGCGCCTTCATCGTCGGATGTCCCGGAAGATGAACGCTGATAGCGTTAAGGTCGTCTTGCACGCCCTGCACGCCTTTCTGATAAGTATCCAGATACTTTTCGTCTGCACCGATCAGAAAAGCTCTCGTCGCCGTCTCTTGGTTGACGAGCGAGGTCATGAGATTTGAAGCGGCCATCGAGACGGGAATCGCGTCCGTGACGATATTGTTCGTCTGGTCTTGAATTTTGTTCATCCCTTGAAGGCCAAAAACGGCGACAAGAACCAGGAGAATCAGGACTAGGAGGTAACTGGCGTACATTTTTTTCGCTACGGTGAGCTTCATCGCGCTTCGTCCCCATTCTCGGATTGGTCATAAAGTACTACCTTTATGATAAAATTCGACAATGTTCTTGTAACCGCAAATCTGTTGCGGTACCCCGCATATTTTTGCGGGGCGGGGTTTGCGAGAGGAATTCAGCGAGAGGATGGGGCTGCAGCCATAGTTGAGCTTACAACGCTGGCAAGGGCGCCTGCGTGCGCTTTTTATCTATTCAAATTTGAATAGTTTGGTTATAATGAGCATGACTACGCAAGAAAGCGAGTTGGTGCGAATGTCGTCGATTAGATTGCTGGTGTTGGGAACGATCCGGAGGCGGGGCGTCACGCACGGCTACGGCGTACATCAAGACCTGACGGCATGGCGAGCCGAGACCTGGACGAATATCAAGCCAGGTTCGATCTACCATGCGATGGATAAGCTGGCAGCCCAAGGCATGATCCGGGCTGAAGACCCGGGCGATTCCGTCAAGCGCGGGCCTGCGAGGACCGAATACACGCTGACCCCGGATGGCGAAGCGGAATTTAAGACGCTGCTCGAATTGGCGCTGAAAAGCAACGAATTTCAGCAGATGGCGGCGGGGATTGCGTTTATGGAGACGCTGTCCCGGAAACAGGTCATCGCGCTGCTTGAGGAACGGCTGGCCGCACAGAAAGCATCCGCCGCATTTCTGCGGACGCTGCCGACCGAGTCTCAACCGTCCGATCCATCCAAACATCCGGAGCTTGTCGGCATGTGGGCCGGATATATGGAACACGCCGTAACGGCTACCAGACAGCTGCTGCAGTCGCTGCATGACGGAAAATATACGTTTGCGGATGACGTGGAATAAATGATGGGGAGGGGAGCAGGAAGATGATCGAAGCTGCCATGCACGACGGCCATCCGATACAAGTCGAGGTCGAAGGGGACGGGCCTGCCATCTTGTTACCGGTGAATCCCTGGCCGTTAGAAGGGCCGAAGGCGGAAGAGATGCGCAAATGGGGCACGGACCCTGCACTCGGACGAACGTTGATTGACGGTCTTCGCGACCGATATCGCGTCATTGCCTTCGACTACGAAGGCCACGTGCTCAGTACGCCGAAGCCGGATACGCTGAGTCCGGGCAATGTGGCGGCAGACTTTCTCGTCATCGCGGACGCTGCAGGTGTGGATCGTTTTGCTTACTACGGCTACTCCTGGCTGGCGCTTGCCGGCATGCAGCTGGCCCTGCGCACTGACAGACTCTCCGCGCTGATCATGGGCGGTTATCCGCCCGTAGGCGGCCCGTATCGGGAGATGCTGCAGGTCACGCAGGCCACGTATGCCATGTCGGGCGAGAGCGGGACTATCGCTGACGGCTGGGGCGGAAGCTCTGCAGATGCTTCCTCCTGGGAGGATCTTGATTGGTCTACCGTCGAGGTCGCTATGAATCGCGATCAGACCCGGCAGTTCGTCACGCTGTACGAGGCGCTGCAAGACTTCGACGATCGTATGGCACAAGCGCAGATTCGAATGCCGCGTCTCTGCTTCGCAGGCACAAACGATATCATCGCGTACGGAGACGCCTTCGGCGGCGTCACGGTCGATATCGCCGGCGCCTTCGCGAGCAATCGCGCAGCTCTTGAGGCATTCAGCTGGGAAGTCCGAATGCTCGAGGGGCTCGACCATACACAAGCCATGCAAGCTGCCCAAGTGCTGCCGCTTATCCGACCGTGGCTCGAAGCAAAGCTATAATCAGGCTATTATTCGGGGAGGCTCGTGGGAATGGAGATTGAAGCGCAAGCTAGGCTAACGGTAAGCAACATAGATGATTCATTTGGAAGCATTGAGTGGCACGAAACAACCCCCATTTTAAACAACCTGATGACTTCAGGGGCCGAACTGACGTTTAGCCCGCTTGCGCCGGGTCTTGAGGCGGATGTGGTTAAGGTTACGCAGGGGGAAGAGCAATTCGTGCTGAAGGTGTGGAACAAACACTCGAAACCGGACGTACAACGCCAATATCGTCTTTTAAAGAATCTGCATCGTCAGCAAATCCGCATATCGGAGCCAATCGGTTACGGGCGGACCGAAAACGGAGACGCTTTACTGTTGACGCGTTATCACGGCCCTTCAGTAACGAAGTTGAGTCCGAGCAAATTTCAAAAAATCGCCGCGACGCTAGCCGATATTCACCGCCTCCCCACGGATAAATTAGAAAGCGGCGTGTTAGCTCGATATGATTTTGTCGGTTATTTTTATCCGGGGATCGAGGCTTTTCCGGCGATGAACGAGGAGCTGAACCGTCTTGTCGCTCTAGCGGATATCAAGATGGAGCGGGTCATTCACGGCGATTTCAATTTAGGCAATATTCTGGAGGAGCATGGACAATACACGATCATCGACTGGACGAACGGGCAGCTGGGGGATCCCCGATTCGATCTGTCATGGGCTTGCCTCCTTCTGCGTATTTATGTAAGCGAGAGTAAGAGCCTTACGTTTTTATATAAATATCAAGAGGAGATGCCCGTAACGACGGCGGAGCTGGAGATCTTTGAGGCTCTTGCCTGCCTGAGGTGGCTATTGCTAGACCGAACAGAGGGAGTGCCCAAGCATGCGGATACGATGAAGAAGGTAAAAAAGATCGTCAGAACAAATCGATGTTTGAATGAGTGCGTACTCCTGTAAGGGAAGCTGCCAGCCTGCCTGGCAGCTTCATCACGTTTTCGGCCCATTTACTCCGCAGCTCCCGCTCCGTACCGCTCTCGAATAAAATCGAGAAAAACCTCGCCCACCGGCGTCAGCTGCCTGTTCTTTTTCCACACGACGCCCACCGTAAGCTCGCTTGCGGGATCGTTCACATGAACCCAAGCCATCGGGTAATTGCGGACGCCCAGTGTCTTCGGCAGCAAGGAGACGCCGAACCCCGCCGATACCAAACCTGCAACCATATCCAATTCATCGGCACGATAAAGGGTGTCCGGTTCGACGCCGGCACCGGCCAGCAGCGCCTCCACCGTATAGCTTAACGCGCAGGATGGCTTTAACCCAACATAAGCTTGCCCGCCGAGTTCCTCCAAACGAATGCTCTTTTTATCCGCCCACGGATGGTGAAGAGGTACTGCCAGATACAGCTCGGACTTGCCGATCAACTGCCAATGGAACGCATCGTTCACGGACTCCCAAGTCGTGATCCCGAAGTCGCTGTCGTTATTGTGGATTCGCACGGCCAGCTCTTCGTTCGAGCATTGATTCAGTTCGAAGCGTATATCGGCGTATCGTTCGCGGAAGGCGCCAAGCATGGTGGGGAACAGTTCGGCGCCAACGATATGCGGAAAACAAAGCGATAACATGCCCGACCATGGATTGATTTGATTCGCGATTTCTTGCTTGGCCTTCTCGATCTCCGTCAAGGCGTTCTGCGCCCGTTCCAGGAAAAGCTGTCCATAGCGATTGAGCGCCAAGTTGCGTCCGCGCCGTTCAAACAGCTCCACGCCGACTTCCTTCTCCAGCGTAGCAATGGAACGGCTTAACGCAGGCTGCGTGACGGACAGCTGCTTAGCCGCATTCGTCATATGCTGCGACTTCGCTACCGCGATGAAATACTCGATCTGCTGCCACTCCAACGCCGATCACCTTTTCCTATGATTACAAAATGTCATGATTTTAATGAAAATTATAAATTAGACGTATAAGCAGGGCAAGTTTAGGATGGAGGAAAGAGAGGAGACTTGGCCAATGAAATCTTATCGAGCGTTAACGGTAGATTGGAAGGATACGAAGCTGCAGCCCGAGATTCGCGACTATTCCATAGACGATCTCCCCGACGGAGAGGTGACGATTCGGGTCGCCTATTCAAGCGTCAACTACAAGGATGGCTTGACGATTATACCGGGAGCCGGGATCGTCAGTCACTATCCGCATATACCCGGCATCGACTTGGCAGGCACCGTGCTCGCATCGTCGGATCCATCGTTTAAGGAGGGGGATGAAGTGCTCGTTACGGGATACGGGCTGGGCGCGTCTCATTCCGGCGGGTTTAGCGAGCTCGCGCGCGTCCCGGCAGCGTGGGTCGTGCCTATGCCGGCCGGTCTGACCGCCAAGGCCGCGATGGCCCTCGGAACCGCAGGATTCACGGCCGCTTTGTCCGTCCACCGCATGGAACAGAACGGCCTCCGCCAGGATCAAGGTTCCGTCCTGGTGAGCGGCGCCACCGGAGGCGTCGGCAGCTGGGCCGTCTCGATGCTGGCGAAGTCGGGCTACGCGGTGACG from the Cohnella hashimotonis genome contains:
- a CDS encoding MerR family transcriptional regulator → MYSIGQAAELTGFSIDTIRYYEKIGLTKPPERSPGGLRSYSEDDVKLLSSLHCLKRTGLGLEEMKAFLQEGRCFANATFPLSGEDREAIESRTRILGEHLIRMEAQYRALADVIGQTKEKLDFYQNMLNREAAAK
- a CDS encoding methyl-accepting chemotaxis protein translates to MKLTVAKKMYASYLLVLILLVLVAVFGLQGMNKIQDQTNNIVTDAIPVSMAASNLMTSLVNQETATRAFLIGADEKYLDTYQKGVQGVQDDLNAISVHLPGHPTMKALIDEAKPEIEAIEKYFETQIALVRAGSIEEAQDKVGDGKALFAEFRETHGKMEQDIAKIISDASQRASDAKNNAEYLMFAVSGIALAATLVLAYAMTRSISGPVRLVTRTLGSVASGDLTGGEIRVNNKDEIGEMVASLNVMTGSLRQLIGLTSTSAHNVSAASQQISASTEEIAGSSASQADAAQTMNHLFKELSAAIYSVALNAEEAADLSNRSLDIARNGGDVVRTSIAGMNAVSSQMNKLESDSNKIGEIIEVIDDISDQTNLLALNAAIEAARAGDQGRGFAVVADEVRKLAERSGEATKQITAIIRGIQQSTQQSVRAVADGVTSSIQTGEAFDQIIETVQRTSEKVTEIAAASEEQSAQANEVLKSVEHVASASEESAGAAEQTAETSQTLATLAEQLSASVQKFKV
- a CDS encoding LysR family transcriptional regulator, which codes for MEWQQIEYFIAVAKSQHMTNAAKQLSVTQPALSRSIATLEKEVGVELFERRGRNLALNRYGQLFLERAQNALTEIEKAKQEIANQINPWSGMLSLCFPHIVGAELFPTMLGAFRERYADIRFELNQCSNEELAVRIHNNDSDFGITTWESVNDAFHWQLIGKSELYLAVPLHHPWADKKSIRLEELGGQAYVGLKPSCALSYTVEALLAGAGVEPDTLYRADELDMVAGLVSAGFGVSLLPKTLGVRNYPMAWVHVNDPASELTVGVVWKKNRQLTPVGEVFLDFIRERYGAGAAE
- a CDS encoding MFS transporter; translated protein: MKDLWKNKVFVLVASADLMQQIGIWVRNMALLFYVIEHTGNDPVAVSLLNVFEYAPIFVFSLIGGTLADRWNPKRTMITGDALSAVSIAVILAFVLAGWWQAVFVATAVSAIVSQFSQPSSAVMFKRHVPEALIPAATGVTQSMMALFTIVGPMLGTVIYTWAGVESSLVLLIVLFALSALIQLALPTYKREPRPAGGSVWKEMKAGWAYMRGQRNLLLITFSFALIGLGAGLIQPLDVFLITERLHLDKEDLQWFYALGGIGMLIGGGAAAAFGRKVNLRLVVAAGFTFLAVSVAVEAMSIWTGLTASMRFLVGAAMAFLQVVLGAALVSMVEEDYIGRVSGTSTPVMMAAMIVGTASSGFLMKAMTLVPTYLLASAIVLLSVPVALQLRFPARAATKTDAGG
- a CDS encoding alpha/beta fold hydrolase; translated protein: MIEAAMHDGHPIQVEVEGDGPAILLPVNPWPLEGPKAEEMRKWGTDPALGRTLIDGLRDRYRVIAFDYEGHVLSTPKPDTLSPGNVAADFLVIADAAGVDRFAYYGYSWLALAGMQLALRTDRLSALIMGGYPPVGGPYREMLQVTQATYAMSGESGTIADGWGGSSADASSWEDLDWSTVEVAMNRDQTRQFVTLYEALQDFDDRMAQAQIRMPRLCFAGTNDIIAYGDAFGGVTVDIAGAFASNRAALEAFSWEVRMLEGLDHTQAMQAAQVLPLIRPWLEAKL
- a CDS encoding TetR/AcrR family transcriptional regulator, which encodes MARPAGQGEHTKKRIAMRAKVLFEQKGYSAATMDEIREAAGASKGSIYYHFKGKDELFLYILELTMLDWIDKWAAISAPLGTATDKLYALADHFASDFQNPLMKAAEEFGGSETADPAVHERLLELTRVHYPIFRQLLEDGMESGEFERMDVGELMYIVLGLMGGLGVAYYELGAEQIAALYRRSIDILLRGIRGVGADG
- a CDS encoding phosphotransferase family protein → MEIEAQARLTVSNIDDSFGSIEWHETTPILNNLMTSGAELTFSPLAPGLEADVVKVTQGEEQFVLKVWNKHSKPDVQRQYRLLKNLHRQQIRISEPIGYGRTENGDALLLTRYHGPSVTKLSPSKFQKIAATLADIHRLPTDKLESGVLARYDFVGYFYPGIEAFPAMNEELNRLVALADIKMERVIHGDFNLGNILEEHGQYTIIDWTNGQLGDPRFDLSWACLLLRIYVSESKSLTFLYKYQEEMPVTTAELEIFEALACLRWLLLDRTEGVPKHADTMKKVKKIVRTNRCLNECVLL
- a CDS encoding acrylyl-CoA reductase family protein; translated protein: MKSYRALTVDWKDTKLQPEIRDYSIDDLPDGEVTIRVAYSSVNYKDGLTIIPGAGIVSHYPHIPGIDLAGTVLASSDPSFKEGDEVLVTGYGLGASHSGGFSELARVPAAWVVPMPAGLTAKAAMALGTAGFTAALSVHRMEQNGLRQDQGSVLVSGATGGVGSWAVSMLAKSGYAVTASTRKSAEIDYLKSIGARETISPSELETPEGKSLNRERWAAAVDPVGGPFLTHVLNSVRYGGSVALSGFTGGAELATTVYPFILRGVNLLGIDSVLCPMDVRRTVWNRIAAEWQPDGALLDAIVHEISLSELPAAIAQVLQGRMRGRAVVALS
- a CDS encoding PadR family transcriptional regulator, coding for MSSIRLLVLGTIRRRGVTHGYGVHQDLTAWRAETWTNIKPGSIYHAMDKLAAQGMIRAEDPGDSVKRGPARTEYTLTPDGEAEFKTLLELALKSNEFQQMAAGIAFMETLSRKQVIALLEERLAAQKASAAFLRTLPTESQPSDPSKHPELVGMWAGYMEHAVTATRQLLQSLHDGKYTFADDVE